In a genomic window of Quercus lobata isolate SW786 chromosome 4, ValleyOak3.0 Primary Assembly, whole genome shotgun sequence:
- the LOC115985578 gene encoding uncharacterized protein LOC115985578 → MKGDPNKCNKNKYCHFHRDHGHDTDECYDLKQQIENLIRQGKLRNFLGGDHKDEKLKGKVEKPSQPSLGEIRVIIGGTSVRQSSKSRKTYLKVVQNVQLSGQLPRMRGANEQAITFMDKDPRRIHHPCDDAIVLTLLIVDYTTRKVLIDNGSLANILYYPAF, encoded by the coding sequence ATGAAGGGAGATCCTAATAAGTGCAATAAGAATAAGTATTGCCACTTCCATAGAGATCACGGGCATGACACGGACGAGTGTTATGATTTGAAGCAGCAGATAGAGAATCTCATCAGGCAGggaaagttgaggaattttcTTGGAGGAGATCATAAGGACGAGAAGTTAAAAGGAAAGGTAGAAAAGCCATCACAGCCCTCACTTGGAGAAATAAGAGTGATTATAGGAGGAACTTCAGTAAGACAATCTTCCAAGTCAAGGAAGACTTATCTGAAAGTGGTGCAAAACGTCCAACTCTCTGGACAACTGCCAAGGATGAGGGGGGCAAACGAACAGGCTATTACTTTCATGGATAAAGATCCTAGAAGGATTCATCACCCATGTGATGATGCAATTGTCTTAACTTTGCTCATTGTAGATTACACGACTAGAAAGGTGTTGATAGATAATGGGAGTTTAGCAAATATCCTATATTACCCCGCCTTCTAG